One segment of Streptomyces bathyalis DNA contains the following:
- a CDS encoding segregation/condensation protein A produces MPSPDDNARTTPRAARRSLGRGPGTTSPSGVGRPGWEPEPVEERPAERGPELADGPEPEPGSGPEPGPEPAQELVREPDPVPEAEAESVPEADPVPERAPVPEAAPAPDAEPTPASDAEPTPAPDAEPVPDPAPGPEAGTESDPEPVEEQQQEPGTDSDAATPSGEDPAPLVPDGQEKQDEEQPDDGRFKVVLDNFEGPFDLLLQLISKHKLDVTEVALSKVTDEFMTYIHAMGPDWDLDQTTEFLVVASTLLDLKAARLLPTAEVEDEADLALLEARDLLFARLLQYRAYKEIAGIFAGRMAQEAHRHPRTVGLEPHHAELLPEVAISIGPEGFARLAVKAMQPKPKPQVYVEHIHAPLVSVREQAEVVVALLRELGEVSFQRLTQDAPDTLTVVARFLALLELFRERAVSLEQEEALGVLTVRWSGEEGKEPLVTDEFDQEPGQQDEAGNSRRQPASEEESGRQDEKHEPQREPAPDKEAERQDQAQESVAEEESGRQDEQESRQHDEREPRQESASEEEMQP; encoded by the coding sequence ATGCCCAGTCCTGACGACAACGCCCGCACGACGCCCCGCGCCGCCCGCCGCTCCCTCGGGCGTGGGCCCGGTACGACGTCGCCTTCGGGCGTGGGGCGCCCCGGGTGGGAGCCGGAGCCCGTCGAGGAGCGGCCGGCCGAGCGGGGACCTGAGCTCGCGGACGGGCCGGAGCCGGAGCCCGGGTCCGGCCCGGAGCCCGGGCCCGAACCGGCGCAGGAGCTTGTACGGGAGCCCGATCCCGTACCGGAAGCGGAAGCCGAGTCCGTACCGGAAGCCGATCCCGTACCGGAGCGGGCGCCCGTGCCCGAAGCGGCGCCCGCGCCAGACGCGGAACCGACGCCCGCGTCAGACGCGGAACCGACGCCCGCGCCTGACGCGGAACCGGTGCCGGATCCTGCGCCGGGTCCGGAGGCAGGAACCGAGTCCGATCCGGAGCCCGTGGAGGAGCAGCAGCAGGAGCCCGGCACGGACTCCGATGCCGCCACCCCCAGCGGCGAGGACCCGGCGCCGCTCGTCCCGGACGGACAGGAGAAGCAGGACGAGGAGCAGCCTGACGACGGGCGCTTCAAGGTCGTGCTGGACAACTTCGAGGGTCCCTTCGACCTCCTTCTGCAACTCATCTCCAAGCACAAGCTGGATGTCACGGAGGTCGCTCTCTCCAAGGTCACCGACGAGTTCATGACGTACATCCACGCCATGGGCCCCGACTGGGACCTCGACCAGACCACCGAATTCCTCGTCGTCGCCTCGACGTTGCTCGATCTGAAGGCCGCGAGGCTGCTGCCCACGGCCGAGGTCGAGGACGAGGCGGACCTCGCGCTCCTGGAGGCCCGCGACCTGCTCTTCGCGCGGCTGCTCCAGTACCGCGCGTACAAGGAGATCGCCGGGATCTTCGCCGGGCGGATGGCGCAGGAGGCGCACCGCCACCCCCGTACGGTCGGCCTCGAGCCGCATCACGCGGAGCTGCTGCCCGAAGTGGCCATCAGCATCGGCCCGGAGGGCTTCGCACGCCTCGCGGTGAAGGCGATGCAGCCGAAGCCGAAGCCGCAGGTGTACGTCGAGCACATCCACGCACCCCTGGTGAGCGTGCGCGAGCAGGCCGAGGTCGTGGTGGCCCTGCTGCGGGAGCTCGGCGAGGTCAGCTTCCAGCGGCTCACGCAGGACGCCCCGGACACACTGACCGTCGTCGCCCGCTTCCTCGCCCTGCTGGAACTCTTCCGCGAGCGGGCGGTGTCCCTCGAACAGGAGGAGGCGCTCGGGGTGCTCACCGTCCGCTGGAGCGGCGAGGAGGGCAAGGAACCCCTGGTGACGGACGAGTTCGACCAGGAACCCGGACAGCAGGACGAGGCGGGGAACTCCCGGAGGCAGCCGGCCTCCGAGGAGGAATCCGGACGGCAGGACGAAAAGCACGAGCCGCAGCGGGAGCCGGCGCCTGACAAGGAAGCCGAACGGCAGGACCAGGCGCAGGAGTCCGTGGCAGAGGAGGAGTCCGGACGCCAGGACGAGCAGGAGTCCCGACAGCACGACGAGCGGGAGCCCCGGCAGGAGTCCGCGTCCGAGGAGGAGATGCAGCCATGA